From Rhineura floridana isolate rRhiFlo1 chromosome 5, rRhiFlo1.hap2, whole genome shotgun sequence, a single genomic window includes:
- the NIPA2 gene encoding magnesium transporter NIPA2, giving the protein MIESSGRYDFYIGLVLAMSSSLFIGGSFILKKKGLLRLARKGSMRAGQGGHAYLKEWLWWAGLLSMGAGEVANFAAYAFAPATLVTPLGALSVLVSAILSSYFLNEKLNLHGKVGCLLSILGTTVMVIHAPQEEEVETLNEISRKLGDPGFVVFATFIVIVSLIMIFVVGPRHGQTNILVYITICSVIGALSVSCVKGLGIAIKELFAGEPMLKHPLFWILLLSLVVCVTTQINYLNRALDIFNTSLVTPIYYVFFTTSVLTCSAILFKEWQHMAADDIIGTVSGFLTIIVGIFLLHAFKDVNFTLANLPVSLHKNDRGINGSLPNTYERFNDEESGSRVGDLQSTEGVSSRRNGNLAAP; this is encoded by the exons ATGATCGAGAGTAGTGGAAGATATGATTTTTACATTGGTCTGGTATTGGCAATGAGCTCCAGCCTTTTCATTGGTGGGAGTTTTATCCTGAAGAAGAAAGGCCTCCTTCGGCTGGCTAGGAAGGGCTCCATGAGAGCAG gacaaggTGGCCATGCATACCTTAAAGAGTGGTTATGGTGGGCCGGACTTTTGTCAA tGGGAGCCGGTGAAGTTGCTAACTTTGCTGCCTATGCATTTGCACCAGCTACATTGGTGACTCCATTAGGAGCTCTCAGTGTTCTTGTAAG TGCCATTCTCTCATCatactttttaaatgaaaagcttAATCTACATGGAAAAGTTGGGTGTTTGCTAAGTATACTGGGTACAACTGTGATGGTAATTCATGCACCCCAAGAAGAAGAGGTAGAAACCTTGAATGAAATATCCCGCAAGTTAGGTGATCCAG GTTTTGTGGTCTTTGCAACCTTCATTGTCATTGTATCCTTAATAATGATATTTGTGGTGGGACCACGGCATGGGCAAACCAACATTCTTGTGTATATTACAATCTGCTCCGTCATTGGAGCTTTGTCTGTTTCCTGTGTAAAAGGCTTGGGCATTGCTATAAAGGAACTTTTTGCTGGAGAACCTATGCTGAAACACCCTTTATTCTGGATTCTGCTGCTAAGCCTTGTTGTCTGTGTCACCACACAGATCAACTATTTAAATCGGGCCCTGGATATATTCAACACATCTCTTGTAACACCAATATATTATGTATTCTTCACGACATCTGTTTTAACCTGTTCTGCTATCCTCTTCAAGGAGTGGCAACACATGGCGGCTGATGACATTATTGGCACTGTTAGTGGCTTTCTCACTATAATAGTGGGAATATTTTTATTGCATGCCTTTAAGGATGTCAACTTCACCCTAGCCAACTTGCCTGTGTCTTTACATAAAAATGACAGAGGAATAAATGGCTCTTTGCCAAACACATATGAACGCTTTAATGATGAAGAAAGTGGAAGCAGAGTAGGTGATCTACAATCCACAGAGGGAGTGTCTTCTAGGAGAAATGGAAACCTGGCAGCACCTTAA